One Bacteroidota bacterium genomic window, GCTTGCTACAAAAATTAGTTTTATGAATGATATCGCAAACCTATGCGAAATTGTTGGTGCTGACGTGAATATGGTTCGTAAGGGAATTGGTAGTGATACGCGTATCGGAAATAAATTTATATATCCAGGAATTGGATATGGTGGATCTTGTTTCCCAAAAGATGTAAAAGCATTGATAAAAACTGCACAAGATAATAATTATAGTTTACAAGTTTTGAAAGCTGTAGAAGCAGTGAATGAAAAACAAAAATCTATATTATTTGACAAAGTAATGAAACATTATAATAACCATATTTCAGGTTTGAAACTTGCCGTTTGGGGATTATCATTCAAACCAAAAACTGATGATATGCGTGAAGCACCTTCAGTGGTTATTATAGAGAAATTATTAGAACAAGGAGCTGCTGTAACAGCCTACGACCCTGTAGCAGCAGAGGAATGCAAGAAACATCATTTAGGCGACAGAATTACTTATGAAGATGATCCTTATAAAGCACTCGAAGGTGCAGATGCATTATTGATTATAACAGAATGGCCCGAGTTTAGAAATCCTGATATGGATATGATAGAGTCGAAAATGAAATCCAAGGTAATTTTTGATGGAAGAAACATATATGATAGTGCTGAAATGAAAGCAGCAGGTTATAATTATTATTGTATCGGTATTCAATAAATATATATGGAGCAAGTCCACATCGAAGGCCGCACTTTTGAATTATTTATACGATACGAAAGTATAAAAGACAGAGTGATGGAAATAGCGAAAGAAATTAGCTATAAATTCGAACATCTTGATCCCGTGTTCCTTCCTATACTCAATGGCTCTTTTATGTTCACTGCCGATTTGCTCAAAAATGTCAATATTAAAAGCTCCGTTCAATTTATTAAAGTGGCTTCATACCAAGGTGATAGCAGTAGCGGACAAGTAAAAAGCTTGTTGGGATTAAGTGATAATTTGGCAGGCAAACATATTATCATACTCGAAGATATTATAGACACGGGTCTCACCATGAAATATTTGCTAGAGGAATTAAACAAACAAAATCCTGCAAGT contains:
- a CDS encoding UDP-glucose/GDP-mannose dehydrogenase family protein — protein: MKIAVVGTGYVGLVTGACFAEVGIDVVCIDIDTNKIENLKKGILPIYEPGLEEMVERNVAKNRLHFSTNLPESIQGADCAFIAVGTPPGEDGSADLKYVLGVAAEIGRNMNHYMVVVTKSTVPVTTGQKVKAAVAAELEKRNSDLTFDVASNPEFLKEGAAIEDFLKPDRIVVGVESGKAEETMKKLYKPFTVNGHPIFVMDIPSAEMTKYAANSMLATKISFMNDIANLCEIVGADVNMVRKGIGSDTRIGNKFIYPGIGYGGSCFPKDVKALIKTAQDNNYSLQVLKAVEAVNEKQKSILFDKVMKHYNNHISGLKLAVWGLSFKPKTDDMREAPSVVIIEKLLEQGAAVTAYDPVAAEECKKHHLGDRITYEDDPYKALEGADALLIITEWPEFRNPDMDMIESKMKSKVIFDGRNIYDSAEMKAAGYNYYCIGIQ
- the hpt gene encoding hypoxanthine phosphoribosyltransferase; translation: MEQVHIEGRTFELFIRYESIKDRVMEIAKEISYKFEHLDPVFLPILNGSFMFTADLLKNVNIKSSVQFIKVASYQGDSSSGQVKSLLGLSDNLAGKHIIILEDIIDTGLTMKYLLEELNKQNPASIFVVTLLYKKESLQYPIIPDIACFDITQEFVVGYGLDYDGYGRNLRHIYKEKGVRDKE